From Pseudomonas hormoni:
GCTGTTTTTCCAGGCGTTTGTCGTCGCCGGGCAGATCATTTCGGTACAGATGGGGATGGGTTTCGCCTCGATGGTCGACCCTACCAACGGCGTGTCGGCGGCGGTCATCGGGCAATTCCTGACGATGCTCGTGACCCTGCTGTTTCTCGGCATGAATGGGCATCTGGTGGTGTTCGAAGTGCTGACGGAGAGTTTCACCACGATGCCCGTCGGCAGTGCGATGCTGATCAACCACTTCTGGGAACTGGCCAACAAGCTGGGTTGGGTGCTGGGCGCGGCGATGCTCCTGGTCATGCCGGCGATCACGGCGTTGTTGGTGGTTAACATCGCCTTCGGCGTGATGACGCGGGCGGCGCCGCAGTTGAACATTTTTTCCATCGGTTTCCCCCTGACCCTGGTGCTGGGTCTGGTGATTTTCTGGGTCGGTCTCGGCGACATTCTCAATCAGTATCAGCCCTTGGCCACCGAGGCCCTGCAGCTGTTACGTGACATGGCGCAGGCGCGCTAGCCATGGCCGAGAGCGAGAGCGGTCAGGACAAAACAGAAGACCCCACGGAGAAGCGCAAAAAAGACTCCAGGGACAAGGGCGAGATCGCCCGCTCCAAAGAGCTCAATACCCTGGCAACCATGATGGCGGGTGCCGGGGGATTGTTGATCTATGGCGGCGGTCTGGCTGTGGATCTGCTGGAAATCATGCGTCTGAACTTCTCCCTGCCGCGGGATGTGTTGCTTGATCCGGGGCAAATGGGTCAGTACCTGATGCATTCGGGAAAGATCGCCCTTCTGGCAGTGCAGCCGATATTGCTGTTGCTTCTGCTGGCGGCGTTTCTGGGGCCGATTTCCCTGGGTGGCTGGTTGTTTGCCGGCAAGAGCCTGGCGCCCAAATTCAGCCGGATGAACCCGGCGGCGGGGCTCAAGCGGATGTTCTCCAGCACGGCTTTGATCGAACTGCTCAAGGCGCTGGCTAAATTTCTGCTGATTTTGTTTGTTGCATTGTCCGTCCTGCGCGCGGACATCGACGACTTGTTGCGCATTGCCCATGAGCCGTTGGAGCAGGCGATCATCCACAGCGTTCAGCTGGTGGGCTGGAGCACATTGTGGATGGCGTGCGGGCTGATTCTGATCGCGGCAGTGGATGTCCCGGTGCAGCTTTACCAGAGCCATAAAAAACTGCTGATGACCAAGCAGGAAGTGCGCGACGAGCACAAGGATCAGGAGGGGAAACCAGAGGTCAAGCAGCGGATTCGCCAGTTGCAGCGCGAAATGTCCCAGCGGCGGATGATGGCAGCGATTCCCGAGGCCGACGTGGTCATTACCAACCCGACTCACTACGCCGTGGCCCTCAAGTACGATGCGGAAAAAGGTGGTGCTCCGGTGCTGCTGGCCAAGGGTAGCGACTTCGTGGCCTTGAAAATCCGCGAAATCGCCGTGGCCAATGAAGTGTTGCTGCTGGAGTCGCCAGCCCTGGCGCGTTCGATCTACTACTCCACGGAGCTGGAGCAGGAAATTCCGGGCGGGCTGTACCTTGCCGTCGCCCAGGTGCTGGCCTATGTCTACCAGATCCGCCAGCACCGAGCCGGCAAGGGCAAGCGTCCCGAGCCGCTCAAGGATGATTTGCCGATTCCACCGGATTTGCGGCGCGATTCCTGATTTTTGTGCTAGCCGTACCGACGCCTTCGCGGGCAAGCCTTGCTCCTACAGGTCACGTCGTCCGCGAGTTGCGCATGACACGATCTTGTAGGAGCAAGGCTTGCCCGCGAAGGCGTCAGCGCAAACAACACAAATCCCCTCGATAAACCCCTCTGTTCCAAACCCCTGCAAAAGTTGGAAGGCTTCTTGCAGTAGCCGCTCTGCGTCTGCTTCGGGCGTCAAAAGTTTGCTTTAAAGGAACGGGGAATACCGGTGGATCGCTCTCAGTTTATCAACAGTGCCCGCACAAACGTCGCCGACCTGAGTCGGGGCAATCTGGGTGTGCCGTTGTTGCTGCTGGTCATGCTGGCCATGATGATGCTGCCGGTGCCGCCGTTCCTGCTGGACGTGTTCTTCACATTCAACATTGCGCTGTCGATTGTCGTGTTGCTGGTCTGCGTCTACGCCCTTCGGCCGCTGGATTTCGCGGTGTTCCCGACCATTCTGCTGGTGGCAACGCTGTTGCGACTGGCGCTGAACGTGGCCTCCACACGAGTGGTGATGCTCCACGGTCAGGACGGCCATGCCGCCGCCGGTAAGGTGATCCAGGCGTTCGGTGAGGTGGTGATCGGTGGTAACTACGTGGTCGGTATCGTGGTCTTCGCGATTTTGATGATCATCAACTTCGTCGTGGTGACCAAGGGTGCCGGGCGGATTTCCGAGGTGAGCGCGCGTTTCACCCTCGATGCGATGCCCGGTAAACAAATGGCGATCGACGCCGACTTGAACGCCGGTCTGATCGATCAGAACCAGGCCAAAATGCGCCGGATGGAAGTGGCCCAGGAGGCCGAGTTTTACGGTTCCATGGACGGTGCCAGCAAATTCGTACGCGGTGACGCCATCGCCGGTTTGCTGATTCTGTTCATCAACCTGATCGGCGGCATGGCGGTCGGTATTTTCCAGCACGGCATGACCTTCGGCGATGCTGGCAAGGTTTACGCGCTGTTGACCATCGGTGACGGTTTGGTGGCGCAATTGCCATCACTGTTGTTATCGACAGCCGCCGCGATCATGGTGACCCGTGCTTCCGGTTCGGAAGACATGGGCAAACAGATCAATCGCCAGATGTTCGCCTCGCCCAAGGCGCTGGCCGTGGCGGCGGGTTTGATGGCGGTCATGGGCCTGGTGCCCGGCATGCCACACTTCTCCTTTCTGAGCATGGCGGCCCTTGCGGCCGGCGGCGCGTACCTGTTCTGGAAGAAGCAGAACATCGTCAAGGTTCAGGCCTTGCAAGAGGTCAAGCGTCAGCAGGAGCTGCTGCCATCGCCGGCTCGCGCTCAGGAAACCAAGGAGCTTGGCTGGGACGATGTGACGCCGATCGACATGATTGGCCTGGAAGTCGGATATCGCCTGATTCCGCTGGTGGATCGCAACCAGGGTGGTCAGTTGCTGGCGCGTATCAAAGGCGTGCGCAAGAAGCTGTCCCAGGACCTGGGTTTCCTGATGCCGACTGTGCATATCCGTGACAACCTCGACCTCGCGCCAAGTGCCTATCGCCTGACCCTGATGGGGGTAATCCTGGCCGAAGCGGAGATTTATCCGGATCGGGAACTGGCGATCAACCCGGGTCAGGTCTACGGTTCGCTCAACGGCATCACCGCCAAAGATCCGGCTTTCGGGCTGGAAGCGGTCTGGATCGAAATCAGCCAGCGTGCGCAGGCGCAATCCCTCGGTTATACCGTGGTCGATGCCAGTACAGTGGTGGCAACCCACTTGAACCAGATTTTGTACAAGCACTCCAGTGAGCTGATCGGCCACGAAGAAGTACAGCAACTCATGCAGTTGCTGGCCAAAAGCTCGCCTAAACTGGCCGAGGAGCTGGTGCCGGGCGTGGTGTCGTTGTCGCAGCTGCTCAAGGTGCTCCAGGCGTTGCTGGCCGAGCAGGTGCCCGTACGGGACATTCGCAGCATCGCCGAGGCGATCGCGAACAATGCGGCCAAGAGTCAAGATACTGCCGCGCTGGTGGCCGCCGTACGCGTCGGCGTATCCCGTGCAATCGTCCAAAGCATTGTGGGGACTGAGTCGGAGCTGCCAGTTATCACTCTTGAGCCAAGGTTGGAACAAATATTGCTCAATAGTCTTCAGAAGGCAGGACAAGGCTCGGAAGAGGGCGTTCTGCTGGAGCCAAGCATGGCTGAAAAACTGCAACGCTCGTTGATCGAAGCGGCGCAGCGTCAGGAAATGCAAGGTCAACCGGTGATTCTGCTGGTGGCCGGTCCGGTTCGCGCGATGCTGTCGCGATTTGGCCGACTGGCAGTCCCGGGTTTGCATGTGTTGGCTTACCAGGAAATCCCTGACAACAAGCAAGTGACCATCGTTGCGACAGTAGGGCCCAACGGCTGAGGTAGTGGTTTATGCAAGTTAAGCGTTTTTTCGCCGCCGATATGCGTCAGGCCATGAAACTGGTTCGTGATGAGCTGGGCGCTGATGCCGCCATCATTGGCAACCGCCGGATCGCCGGTGGTGTCGAGCTGACGGCTGCCCTCGATTACAAACTGTCGGCGCTGGCCCCGCGTGTTCCGAACATGGAACTCGAGG
This genomic window contains:
- the fliR gene encoding flagellar biosynthetic protein FliR, translating into MSLLQLTDTQISTWVASFILPLFRIGAVLMTMPIFGTTLVPTRVRLYFALAITVVVVPGLPPMPQVHALDLSGLLLIAEQIIIGALMGLSLQLFFQAFVVAGQIISVQMGMGFASMVDPTNGVSAAVIGQFLTMLVTLLFLGMNGHLVVFEVLTESFTTMPVGSAMLINHFWELANKLGWVLGAAMLLVMPAITALLVVNIAFGVMTRAAPQLNIFSIGFPLTLVLGLVIFWVGLGDILNQYQPLATEALQLLRDMAQAR
- the flhB gene encoding flagellar biosynthesis protein FlhB gives rise to the protein MAESESGQDKTEDPTEKRKKDSRDKGEIARSKELNTLATMMAGAGGLLIYGGGLAVDLLEIMRLNFSLPRDVLLDPGQMGQYLMHSGKIALLAVQPILLLLLLAAFLGPISLGGWLFAGKSLAPKFSRMNPAAGLKRMFSSTALIELLKALAKFLLILFVALSVLRADIDDLLRIAHEPLEQAIIHSVQLVGWSTLWMACGLILIAAVDVPVQLYQSHKKLLMTKQEVRDEHKDQEGKPEVKQRIRQLQREMSQRRMMAAIPEADVVITNPTHYAVALKYDAEKGGAPVLLAKGSDFVALKIREIAVANEVLLLESPALARSIYYSTELEQEIPGGLYLAVAQVLAYVYQIRQHRAGKGKRPEPLKDDLPIPPDLRRDS
- the flhA gene encoding flagellar biosynthesis protein FlhA — encoded protein: MDRSQFINSARTNVADLSRGNLGVPLLLLVMLAMMMLPVPPFLLDVFFTFNIALSIVVLLVCVYALRPLDFAVFPTILLVATLLRLALNVASTRVVMLHGQDGHAAAGKVIQAFGEVVIGGNYVVGIVVFAILMIINFVVVTKGAGRISEVSARFTLDAMPGKQMAIDADLNAGLIDQNQAKMRRMEVAQEAEFYGSMDGASKFVRGDAIAGLLILFINLIGGMAVGIFQHGMTFGDAGKVYALLTIGDGLVAQLPSLLLSTAAAIMVTRASGSEDMGKQINRQMFASPKALAVAAGLMAVMGLVPGMPHFSFLSMAALAAGGAYLFWKKQNIVKVQALQEVKRQQELLPSPARAQETKELGWDDVTPIDMIGLEVGYRLIPLVDRNQGGQLLARIKGVRKKLSQDLGFLMPTVHIRDNLDLAPSAYRLTLMGVILAEAEIYPDRELAINPGQVYGSLNGITAKDPAFGLEAVWIEISQRAQAQSLGYTVVDASTVVATHLNQILYKHSSELIGHEEVQQLMQLLAKSSPKLAEELVPGVVSLSQLLKVLQALLAEQVPVRDIRSIAEAIANNAAKSQDTAALVAAVRVGVSRAIVQSIVGTESELPVITLEPRLEQILLNSLQKAGQGSEEGVLLEPSMAEKLQRSLIEAAQRQEMQGQPVILLVAGPVRAMLSRFGRLAVPGLHVLAYQEIPDNKQVTIVATVGPNG